The DNA segment TTTCCGATAAAAAAACTCTCGTTGTTACTTCCTTTTCCGGTTCGGTAGGCAACCCAAAGTAAAAGTGCAAAATATGCAATGATAATCAACAGCAACACGATCGGATTCATAGAATTTTGTTTTAAATTTTCACAAATATAGTTTTTTGTTATGATTTGGGACCGAAGTTGACTTTGCCGAATGGAAATTTATTAGTTTTTTTGAGCACTTGTTTCTGTATTGTACGTTCGCTTTCTATAAACCTGAAGTCTCAAAAAAACCTTTCAGTGTTTTACTGAAAGGTTTTAACTTTATAAAGTATCAGACGGAGTCTGTGGAAATATTTATAATAGATTTAAAATTCTATGATGTGACTCTGCGTGAGTTCACATTTGAAAGACTGCCAATATCCTATTTAAATTTAAATTATTATTTTCAGAATGAGGCTAAGGAATTTCCTGCTATTAAGTTATTCCACCAGAACGTCTTTAAATTCCGGCGTTCGCTCCATTGTTTTTTTTGCATAAGGGCAACTTGCAATGATTTTGTAATGATTGTCCTTTGCGTATTCAACTACAGCTTTCACCAATTCTTTTCCTAAGCCTTTTCCGCCAAATTCTTGATCTACTTCCGTATGGGTAATATCTAAAATACCATCTTTGTCGGTATTATATTCTATAACACCTGCTTTTTTTCCTTCGTAATAAAG comes from the Chryseobacterium sp. SNU WT5 genome and includes:
- a CDS encoding GNAT family N-acetyltransferase, translated to MTEVKKKDKSFELYYEGKKAGVIEYNTDKDGILDITHTEVDQEFGGKGLGKELVKAVVEYAKDNHYKIIASCPYAKKTMERTPEFKDVLVE